A region from the Desertifilum tharense IPPAS B-1220 genome encodes:
- the sigC gene encoding RNA polymerase sigma factor SigC, with product MTPVTSFYPDAEYDEQSAYRYALLSTDESEPVEADFAELEIETTESSTLQKAPSRRTTDLVRLYLQEIGRVRLLGRDEEVSEAQKVQRYMRLLELREEAATREGGPICEYVRLMEVRDRLTAQLGHRPALERWAETAAITVADLKPSLAAGKRHWAELAKLSLEELEAIQAEGIHSKDRMIKANLRLVVSVAKKYQNRGLELLDLVQEGTLGLERAVEKFDPTKGYRFSTYAYWWIRQGITRAIATQSRTIRLPVHITEKLNKIKKAQRKIAQEKGRTPTIEDIAVELEMTPPQVREVLLRVPRSVSLETKVGKEKDTELGELLETDSISPEESLMRESLQRDLQQLLADLTSRERDVIQMRFGLGDGHPYSLAEIGRALDLSRERVRQIEAKALQKLRQPKRRNRIRDYLESLS from the coding sequence ATGACGCCAGTTACCTCTTTTTATCCCGATGCTGAATATGACGAGCAATCTGCATACCGTTATGCACTCTTAAGCACAGACGAATCCGAGCCAGTTGAAGCCGACTTTGCTGAACTCGAAATCGAGACAACCGAATCCTCCACCCTGCAAAAAGCACCCAGTCGCCGCACTACTGACTTAGTTCGCCTATATTTACAAGAAATTGGGCGAGTTCGCCTGCTAGGACGAGACGAAGAAGTCTCGGAAGCTCAAAAAGTTCAGCGTTATATGCGCTTACTTGAACTTCGGGAAGAGGCAGCAACCCGCGAAGGCGGTCCCATTTGCGAATATGTACGCTTAATGGAAGTCCGCGATCGCCTCACGGCCCAACTGGGTCATCGCCCAGCCTTAGAACGGTGGGCAGAAACGGCCGCAATTACAGTTGCCGATTTGAAACCCAGCCTAGCCGCAGGTAAGCGCCATTGGGCAGAACTGGCTAAACTCAGCCTTGAAGAACTCGAAGCCATTCAAGCAGAAGGGATTCACTCCAAAGATCGCATGATCAAAGCGAACCTGCGCTTGGTCGTCTCGGTTGCTAAAAAATACCAAAATCGCGGTTTAGAATTGCTCGACCTGGTTCAAGAAGGAACCTTGGGTTTAGAAAGAGCCGTTGAGAAGTTTGACCCCACCAAAGGCTATCGGTTCAGCACCTACGCTTACTGGTGGATTCGCCAAGGGATTACCAGAGCGATCGCCACCCAAAGCCGGACGATCCGCCTCCCCGTCCACATCACTGAAAAACTCAACAAAATTAAGAAGGCGCAACGCAAGATTGCCCAAGAAAAGGGCCGCACCCCTACCATCGAGGACATCGCAGTTGAACTTGAAATGACCCCTCCCCAAGTCCGGGAAGTGTTACTGAGAGTTCCCCGTTCTGTCTCGTTAGAAACCAAGGTCGGTAAAGAAAAAGATACCGAACTTGGCGAACTCTTAGAAACAGACAGCATCTCTCCGGAAGAATCGCTGATGCGCGAATCGCTACAACGCGACTTGCAACAACTGCTGGCCGACCTCACCAGCCGCGAACGCGATGTCATTCAAATGCGCTTCGGTTTAGGCGATGGCCATCCCTACTCCCTAGCAGAAATTGGTCGGGCGCTGGATCTCTCTCGCGAACGCGTCCGCCAAATTGAGGCTAAAGCGTTGCAAAAACTCCGCCAGCCCAAACGCCGCAACCGGATTCGCGACTATTTGGAATCTCTAAGCTAA
- a CDS encoding NAD(P)H-dependent glycerol-3-phosphate dehydrogenase codes for MNDFKTIAIVGAGAWGQALARLARDRHHQVKLWSRRGIYPLAEVVEPAEIIISAVSMKGVRSVAQQIQALSLSPHTIFVTATKGLDPEKAETPSQIWQSFFPRHPIVVLAGPNLSKEIQQGLPCATTVASTHLEAAETVQRVLSSPQFRVYTNADPLGVELGGTLKNVLAIAAGACDGLQLGTNAKAALLTRGLTEMIRIGTYWGAQAETFYGLSGLGDMLATCNSPLSRNYQLGYQLAQGKTLDEILAKLEGTAEGANTAGVLIRLASEQNIPIPISYQVNRLLQGEITAREAVTELMLRDIKPE; via the coding sequence TTGAACGATTTTAAGACGATTGCGATTGTAGGTGCAGGGGCTTGGGGACAGGCTTTGGCAAGGCTGGCGCGCGATCGCCATCATCAAGTTAAACTGTGGTCAAGACGCGGCATCTATCCCCTTGCAGAGGTGGTTGAACCCGCTGAAATTATCATTTCCGCCGTTTCGATGAAAGGCGTGCGTTCCGTCGCCCAACAAATTCAAGCCCTCTCCCTGTCCCCCCATACCATTTTTGTCACTGCCACTAAGGGACTCGATCCCGAAAAAGCGGAAACCCCCTCGCAAATTTGGCAAAGTTTCTTTCCCCGCCATCCAATCGTAGTTTTAGCGGGCCCTAACCTGTCTAAAGAGATTCAACAAGGCTTACCCTGCGCCACAACCGTCGCTAGCACTCATCTAGAAGCCGCAGAAACGGTTCAGCGCGTCTTGTCTTCCCCCCAGTTTCGCGTCTATACAAACGCTGACCCCTTGGGGGTGGAACTGGGTGGTACCTTAAAAAATGTATTGGCGATCGCGGCTGGGGCTTGTGATGGCTTGCAACTGGGAACCAACGCCAAAGCCGCCCTGCTGACGCGCGGTTTAACGGAAATGATCCGGATCGGCACCTATTGGGGGGCGCAAGCCGAAACCTTTTACGGACTCTCCGGTTTAGGCGATATGCTCGCCACCTGTAACAGTCCATTAAGCCGCAACTATCAATTAGGCTATCAATTGGCCCAGGGCAAGACACTTGATGAAATTCTTGCTAAGTTGGAAGGAACAGCAGAAGGAGCGAACACCGCAGGCGTTTTAATTCGGCTGGCAAGCGAGCAAAACATTCCCATCCCCATTTCTTATCAGGTGAATCGCTTGCTCCAGGGCGAAATTACCGCTCGCGAAGCCGTCACCGAACTAATGTTACGAGACATTAAACCAGAGTAA
- the lipA gene encoding lipoyl synthase — MNVQGNRETVTVKPQWLRVKAPQWERVGNVKGILRDLGLNTVCEEASCPNIGECFNAGTATFLIMGPACTRACPYCDIDFEKKPQALDPTEPPRLAEAVRRLNLNHVVITSVNRDDLPDGGAAQFGRCIAEIRAIMPQTTIEVLIPDFCGNWEALELVLQAKPEVLNHNTETVPRLYRRVRPQGSYDRSLELLEKTHQRAPWLYTKSGIMVGLGETDEEVRQVMQDLRQVHCDILTIGQYLQPTAKHLGVQEFVTPEQFEAWREYGESLGFLQVVSSPLTRSSYHAEQVRELMEKYPRVG; from the coding sequence ATCAACGTACAAGGGAACAGAGAAACGGTGACAGTCAAGCCACAATGGTTGCGGGTGAAAGCCCCACAATGGGAAAGAGTCGGGAACGTCAAAGGCATTCTCCGGGATTTAGGATTAAACACAGTTTGCGAAGAAGCCTCTTGTCCGAATATTGGCGAATGCTTTAACGCCGGAACTGCTACCTTTTTGATTATGGGGCCGGCTTGTACTCGCGCTTGTCCCTACTGCGATATTGACTTTGAGAAGAAGCCTCAAGCCCTCGATCCCACAGAACCGCCGCGCCTCGCTGAAGCCGTGCGCCGCCTCAACCTCAACCATGTGGTGATCACCTCCGTGAACCGCGATGATTTACCGGATGGGGGTGCGGCGCAGTTTGGGCGCTGTATTGCGGAAATTCGGGCGATTATGCCCCAAACCACTATTGAAGTCTTAATTCCCGATTTTTGTGGCAATTGGGAGGCGTTGGAACTGGTTTTGCAAGCCAAGCCGGAAGTTCTTAACCACAATACAGAAACGGTTCCCCGGCTGTATCGCCGCGTGCGTCCTCAAGGCAGCTACGATCGCAGTTTAGAGTTACTAGAGAAAACCCATCAACGCGCCCCTTGGCTGTATACCAAATCGGGGATTATGGTGGGATTGGGGGAAACCGACGAAGAAGTCCGCCAGGTAATGCAAGATTTGCGGCAAGTTCATTGCGATATTCTCACCATTGGGCAATACCTGCAACCCACGGCTAAACATTTGGGCGTTCAGGAATTTGTCACCCCCGAACAGTTTGAGGCTTGGCGCGAGTATGGCGAATCTCTCGGCTTTTTACAAGTGGTCTCTTCTCCGCTAACCCGCAGTTCTTACCACGCCGAACAGGTGCGAGAACTGATGGAAAAATATCCAAGAGTGGGTTAA